From the Hyphomicrobiaceae bacterium genome, the window GGCTTCATTGTTCAGGCCGTAAAACCCCGCCGTTTTGTTTCGACCTTCTAGAAATGGCGTTGCAAGATCGCAGCGCGCTCGCCCGGGACGAATGATGTCCCAATGAAGATCGATCGTGACTGGCGCACGCACGAGCGTGACTTCGTGCGTCAGGTTTTTTTCATCGATGCGCAGTGTGAAGCCGGCTTTCTCAAGGAGGGATATTGCGTCGTTGCGCTTTGCTGCTGGAATAAGGATATCGATATCGTTGGCGCTCCGCAAAGCTGGTGTTTGCCACACCAACTCGCGAACATGAGTGCCCTTGAAGACAGCGTATGTGATGCCGGCCTGTTGAAAGAGACTATCGACCTCGGCAATGGCCGCGCGCTGGGCAAGATATCGACCTGCTTCTTCCCACCGTTTCGCCTTGAACGTGGCACGAAGACCATCGCTAACCGGTGCGTCGAAGGATGGGCGCGAGATGCGTTCGTCCCATAAAGAGGCCACTCCCTCATCGGCGAAGACGGCAACAGCGGTATGCGGGTCTGCGCTTTTGCACAGTTTTACAAGTATACCGCTGAGTTCCTGCGCGGTTGCGTCCGGATCGTCGGCACGGAGCATCAGGCGCTGGCGCACGAGCGTGTGCAACGAGAGCGGCGTATATTTGCTCGATGCGGCATCAGTCATGCTCGCACACCGAAATGATTTGTCCATTATCCATAGTGACGATGCGATTGGCGAGCGCCAGGCTTGCAGGCCGGTGTGTAATCAGGATGACGGTACGTTGCGACAAGACATCGTGGGCCTGTTGAATGAACGAGACCTCGCCATCTGGATCGAACATTGCTGTTGCTTCATCCAAGATCAGGATTGGCGGATTTTTGATAAGCGCACGCGCTAGAGCAATGCGCTGGCGCTGTCCGCCGGACAGGCGAACGCCACGATCACCGATGATGGTGTCGTATCCCTGGGGCAACGCGTGGATGAAGTCGTGCGCTTGTGCTGAACGTGCGGCGGCCTCGATCTCGTGAGTAGACGCGTCGACGCGGCCGAAAGCGATGTTGTCGCGCACGCTCGCATTAAAGAGCTGAAGCTGCTGCGGCACGAGGCCGATGGCGCTCCGAAGGCTATGCAGACTTACGGTTGAGGTATCGGTGCCATCTATCGAGATGGTACCAAACTGGGGTTGAAAGAACCCCATGATAAGATGCACGAGCGTAGTCTTTCCCGAACCGTTGTGTCCGGTCAATGCGATCGTTTCACCGGGCGCAATGTCGAGCGATATGCCGGTTAGTGCATTCGCGCGGCCAGGATAGGCGAAGCTGACGTCTTTCAGGCTGATCGCGCCGGCGGGTGTCGCTAGATCGGTTTTGCGTCGTGGGCCGGATTCGGGGATTTGCGCCAGAATGTGCTCAAGGCGTTGGAGCGTACCACGTGTGCGCTGGGTCTGTCCGTATAGGCTTGCAAGTCCGCTTAGGGGCCGTGCCGCAGCCGCAGCGTAGAGGAGGAAAGTCACAAGCTCGGACGGGGACAGATTGCCTTGCTGGATCCGGGAACTGGCGAACCATACGATGAGCACGACGGCGCAAGATGTGGCGAAGTGGGTTGCCGGCTCCAGTAGCGCATAAAGCTGCTGTTGCTTGATAGCGAGCTTCTCCACGTTGCGGACTTGTCGGTTGTAGCGTTCCGATTCAGACTTCTCGCGCGCGAAGGCCTTGATGGCGGCTAGCATCGATAAATTTTCTTCGGCAGTTGCTGTTGCCTGCGCATAAGCATCCTGAAGCTGCGCCGAGATGGGGCGCATCCGTCGGCCAATGAGCTTAAGAGCGATGATAAGGGCAGGCATAAGAAAGGCGACAGCGATGGCCAGCACGGGATCAATGCGGATCAACATCAAATAGGCGCCCGCAATCGTGAGGAAAAGCGGCAGCGCGGAAAGCAGGGTGCCTGTGATGTAACTCGAAACCTGGCCGGCTTCAAAGGTAAGCAGCGCGAGCAGATCGCCATGTCGGTGAGCGTAATGAAACGTGAGCGGTAAGGACTGAAGATGGTCATATATACGCATGCTCAAGTCGGCCAGGATGCGCTGCTCGGTTCTGTTGGTGACGATGGCAAGCGCGGCATTGACCGCCGCAAGAAGAGCAAGCAACGCGAGTAGTGCAAGGACGATGCGGGTCGGATTGGCAGAGGCGGATTTCAAGACGTCGCCAGCGAGGACACCGCCGAACCAGGGTATCGAGAGCGTGATTGCAGTGCTGGCGAGCATCAGCCCGAGTGCCAACGCCAACGGCGCGCGGTAGGGCTTTGCAAAGCCGATGAGCATTCGAACGTTCATTGCACCGCGCTTCGCAAGCTGTGCGCGACTTTGCGACCGCTATCGGAATTGAGGCCGACATCATCGGGTCCGGGAAAGAACGCTGGCGAGCGGCCGGTCAACCGGTAATAGGCGAGTGCTGCAACCTCGTATGCGACCATCGGCTCGACGTAGCGCCGCGGGATGTCTCTCATCGGCACGGGCCAGGGCTCGACATGAAAACCTGCCGCGGAAAATGCGCCCATGGCGCGTGGCATGTGCAGGGCCGTTGTCACGAGAATCCAACGCTCGCCGGATCTCGGTTGCGCGATGCGTTTTGAGTAGACCGCATTTTCATATGTGGTGCTGGCGTCCGGTTCTAAGATGAAGCGCCCAATCGGATCGGGCACTTCTTTCAGCAGCGCGATTTCGTCATACCGCGCGCCCGTAAGGATAAGGCGCGCAGCTGGGAAGCGGCGAGCTAGTTCGAGCGCGCCGCGGATGCGTTCGTCGCCTCCGCCAGGCACTATGAACCCGGCAATCGTATCTCCTTGATCGATCTGCGTTCGTGCGAAGCGCTGTTCGATCTCCGGTTTCAAGGCCATGAGCAGTGGCGGCAACAGCAAGTGATAAGCGACACTCGCTGACCCAAGGCAAGCAAGAAGAGTTGCGAAAATCGCAAACGCTCGTTTGTTAAGCTTTCGAATGATTGTCATGTTCTTTCGACGAGCCAATCGCCAAGCACGAGTAGATCCATGCGTGTGCGCAAGAAGCAGTCGAGCGCCTCCTGCGGTTGGCATACGACTGGTTCGTTTTCGTTGAAGGAGGTGTTGAGAACCATCGGCACGCCGGTTATGGAGCGAAAAGCTTCGATCATTGCCCAATAGCGCGGGTTGGTCTGCTTATACACGGTCTGCAGTCGGCCAGATCCATCGACGTGCGTAACGGCGGGAATGAGCGCTCGCTTCTCTTCCCTGATCTGGAACACCTGCATCATGAACGGCACGTCGGCATCTTCTTCGAACCATGCTGCTGTGTGCTCTCTTTGAATCGAGGGGGCAAAGGGGCGGAAGTTTTCGCGCCGTTTGATCTTAAGATTGAGAATGTTCTTCATGTCTGCGCGGCGCGGATCGCAAATGATCGAGCGGTTTCCGAGTGCGCGCGGACCCCATTCCAACCGGCCTTGGAACCAGCCGACGACAGCACCATTGGCGATCGCCTGCGCAGTATGCGCGCAAAGTTTAGCTTCGTCGTCGATGTTTGCGACCCTGCATCCTTGCGCTGCAATCTCACTTGCGCGCGCTTTGAGCAAGCCAGAGATATCCTCGCCGGTGGCCTGAGGACCAAGGTAGGCGTGGTCCATCACTGAATGTTTCAGACCAGAGTCGGCCGCCAGAGCTGATCGCCGCGGACTGAACGTGGTCTTATCGCCTGTCAGTGAATGCCAGACGTGTATCGCGGCGCCGATCGCGCCACCGGCATCGCCTGCGGCCGACTGCACATACACACGCTTGAACGGCGACTTACGCATGATCTTGCCGTTGGCGACCGAGTTCATCGCACAGCCTCCAGCAAGCGTGATGGCGTCGAGCTTGTGGTGAGCGTGCAGATGGGTGAGGAGGTGAAAGAATGCCTCCTCGTACATGGCCTGAACGGAGCGGGCGAGATTGCGATGGTTCTCGGTAAGTGGCTCGTCTGAGGCGCGGGCGGGTCCAAGAAGCTCCTCAAGCTCCCTTGAAAACAAGCGTTCGACGTATGGACTTCCGCCTGACCATTCGTAGGAGATCTTTTCGCGGTGATGACGGAAATAGCGTGTGTCGAGAGCAAACGATCCGTTGTCCTTCAGCAAAACGATCCTGCGCATCTTGTCGAGGTGAACGTGTTCCCCATAGGGCGCAAGGCCCATGACCTTGTACTCGTCTCCATAGTGTGGAAAGCCAAGGTACTGGGTGAGTGCCTGATAGAAAACGCCGAGCGAATGAGGAAAGTAGACGCGACCGTCAATCGAGATCGAGGTCTCGCTTCCCCTCCCCCAGGCTGCACTGGAAAAGTCTCCAAACCCGTCCACCGACACGACGCTTGCGTCACGAAAAGGCGAGACGAGAAAGGCTGACGCCATATGGGCGAGATGGTGCTCTATGCGATGTATTTTGCCGTCGAACGATTGTCCGCGAAAAGCATCGGTTAGCTCGCTCTCGATGGAGTGGCGTTTGCTTTGATTTCGTAGCCGATCAGCGATGAGCCGTACGTCGGGACGCTGGAATAGCGCATAGGCGACCTTGCGGCCGAAGTTTGCCTTGGGATCAGAGTTGACGGCGATGTGCTCGACGTCGGCCAGCGAGGCTGCGACGCTTTCGATGCAATACCGTATAGCTTTCGATGGAAATCCGGCCCAATGCTTGATGCGTCGAAAGCGTTCTTCTTCTGCCGCTGCCACGATGACGCCATCGCGGACGAGGCACGCGGAAGCATCGCCGTGATAAGCGTTAATTCCAAGAATGAGCATCAAGCGGTCTCTGGATTCGTTCCGACAAGTCGGCCCCCGGCAAAGTTATCCCCGCCCTCCCGGCTGGATCTAGATTGGCCTCCAACGCACGCAGCCGTTTCGGCTGAATTTGCCTGGAGGCTCGATGAGCGATACGACGACCAACCTCGGTCTGCCCTACATCATGGCGGCGCAAGCTCAAAAGCACGTCACGCACAACGAGGCCTTGCGCGCTCTCGATACTATCGTGCAGCTCACTGTGCAGGACCGCGACTTGAGCGCACCTCCGGTCAGTCCCGTTGAAGGACAGTGTTTCATCGTGGCCGCTGGCGCGACGGGCGCGTGGTCGGGGCAGGAAGGTCTCGTTGCAGCCTATCAGGATGCAGCGTGGCTGTTCTACCCGGTTCGCATTGGATGGCGCGCGTGGATTGTCGATGAGTCGGCGCTTTTTGTGTGGAACGGAAGCAGTTGGCAACAGGCCAGTGTCGCCTCGCTCAATCCTGTGTCGCTTGTTGGCGTCAATGCGACAGCCGATACGACCAATCGTCTTGCGGTCTCTTCCGACGCCACGCTCTTCAATCACGCCGGTGCGGGCCACCAGATCAAGCTCAATAAGGCGACTAGCGGCGCCACGGCCAGTCAGCTCTACCAAACGGGATTTTCCGGTCGCGCGGAGATTGGCACCACAGGCGACGACAATTTCCATTTCAAGGTCTCCGCCGATGGCGCGACGTGGCGTGAAGCCATCGTGATCCCAGCAGCAACCGGCATTCCGCGCTTGCCCGCGGTGGCCAAGGCTTCGCTGCCGTCGGCGACCAGCGGAGGCGCTGGCGCTGTTGTGTTCGTACCTGATGAAGCAGGCGGGGCAGTGCTTGCCTTCAGTGACGGAGCCAATTGGCGACGTGTCACCGACCGCGCCATCGTCTCGTAACGGAGTGTCCAAATGTCCGCTCATTATCGCGTGACCTTCAACGCGGCCAACAACGAAGATCTTCGGCAGGGCTTTGCGCTTACCGACCAGGACGGCGCTCCAATCAGCCTCGCGCAGACGCAGCTGCGTATGGCGCTGGCCGATCTGTCGGGAACCGAGCGTTTGGAAGCCTCCACGCAGAACGGGCACGTGGTGATTACCAGCGAGTCCGACGGGCAATTCGAACTTCTCATTCCCGCAAGCCAGATGGCAACGCTTCCTGAGGGCATCTATCGCCACGACATGGTCCTGACGACGGGGAGCGCGACGCGACGAATCTGGACTGGAACGTTGGCGCTGGTCGAAGGAGTAACGCAATGAGCTGCGAAGTCATCCGCATTGCGGCAGTCGATGTCAGTCCGATTATTCTGGCCGTTCCAGCCACCGACGATATTCAACTTCAGCTGATTGGTCCGCAGGGGGTGCAGGGTGAGACGGGTGCCATCGGCCCGCAGGGCGTCGTGGGTCCTCAAGGTGTGCAGGGACCGGCAGGGCCGACAGGAGCGCAAGGTATCGCGGGTGTGGCGGGGCATGGATACGGTGGCACGTCGTCGTCTTCTTTGAGCGTTGGTACCGGCTCCAAAACGATTGTAACTCAGTCGGATCTGGCATGGCAGCCTGGAAATGCAATTCGCCTCAGCAGCGGAGCGGTCTGGATGGAAGGCGTCATAACCGCTTTCGCGTCTGGCAGCATGACGATCAATGTCACGCTCAGCAACGGATCGGGCACCTACGGAAACTGGGCGCTCGGCCCTGTCGGTGGCGAGCCCGGTACCGGCGCTGTCGTTTCGGTCAATGGCCAAATCGGAGCGGTAGAATTTCCTGTTATCGGAGCGAGCGATGTGCTGCGCGTCGATGGAATGGAACTCGCTGCCATCGTGGATGCCAACGATAACGTGCTGTTGAAATTCTCCAGCGACGGTTCGGCAGGATTTCCGGCTCTCGATGCAGTGAGCGCCAACTTCGGCGACATAACGATTGCCGGATCCTCCACAGAACAGGTGTGGGGTGTCGCCTACGGCATCGTTCATAGCGATAACAGAGTGGGTTTTTGCGTCCTGGACGACGGGCGCGTTCTGTTGCCGGGTGCAGACGTCGCCAACGCGCGATTTGCCGTCGATGGTGTTGAGGCCTCGGCCGTGCCCGCCAATCAAGCGGCCGACTACAACATTCACCTCAACAGCGGACAGAGCCTCGCCTTGGCAGGAAGCAGTGGACCGATCGTGTATGCGGCCGGCGATTCCATGTTGAACGCAGGCGAGACATCTCTGAGTGCACTCAGCACATCGAGTTACGGCGTCGGTGTTGTGGCAACGGAGCAAGTCAAGTTTGCACTCAAAGGAGATTCCGGACGAAACGTGCTGCCAACTCCCGTGTTCGAAAACGACGATTACATCCAAGTGTTCTCGTCGAATGCGATAAGCGGGGCCGAGATCGAGCAGATGCAGCCGGGATCTACGCCGGATCACTTCGCCGATCACATGACGGCGGTTGGTGACATTGTGGCCATCGCCGCAGCGGCCGGACAGTGCGCGCAAGTTCCTTATCTCACGTGGATCCACGGCGAGAGCGATGTGTCGGATACCAACTACAAGTCCGACCTTTTTGCAATTAAGGATGCCTACAATGCGCAGGTGCTCGCGATCACCAAGCAGCCTAACCGATTTCCGTTGATCTACACGCAGCTTGCAGGCTCGAACGATGCGGGAATTCCGAAGGTCGCAGAAGCTCAATGGCACGCCTGGCAGGAGGACGCGGAGTGTCTGCTCGCCTGTCCGCTTTATCCATTCCCCTACGCGGGAGCCTTGCATCTGACGCCAGCGGGCTATCGCTGGCTTGGCCAGATGCTTGGAAAAGTCTGCTATCAAACAGCCTACATGGGCAAGGTTTGGAAACCGCTTTATCCCATCTCGGCCAAGCTGCGTGCCGGGAACGTCGTAACCGTAAAGCTCCATGTCCCGCGACCGCCTGTCGTGATCGACACCAGCACAATCCCCGCGGCGGCCAACTATGGGTTCCGGGTATTCGATGCCGGCGGAGAGGTGGCGGTTTCCAGCGTTGCGCTGGTCAATGGTGATACCGTGAGGCTGGCTCTCGCCGCTACGCCGGGCGCTTCGCCGGTGGTGGAGTACGCCTGGCGTGACGATCCGACGAACGGCGGCGTCGGGAATTTCGATGGCCTTGGAACGCATGCGGTCCGCGGCAACATCCATGACAGCGACGACAGCGTGGCCGCATACACCGACCAAACCTATCCTCTGTGGAACTGGCTTGTACGGTTTCAAATTCCGATCAGTGTCTAAGGAGTAAAGCAAAGATCATGGGCTATATTCTCAAGCTGCCGACGGCTGGCGATACATCTTTGCCGACGCTTGGAGACATCGGTTACGTTTCGAAGCAAAATCTGAAGGGCCTCTATCTGATCGATGGCGCAAACGGCCTTACGGATGCCAGTGGTAACGGAAATCATCTATCTTTGTTGAACGGCTCGCTTACGCCACCCTTCAGCAGCGGCGTTTTGCAATTTCGGTCTGCGAACGCGCAACGTCTCAGCACCGGCATCGCGGTTACAGGGCCCAACGAGACGATCATCACCGTTTACAAGAAGCTCTCCGCGCCCTCAAATGGCCAGAATATTTTCGGTCACGGCATTGGGCTTTCCACCGACAACACCAGCCCGATGTCGCTGATCGATAGTTTTGACGCCACGGCTGGAAAGGTGGTGAAGATCTTTGGCCTCCAGTCGAAGCGTCCCGAGGTTACGTTCGGAGATAATGGCGTCGGCGTATGGCGATGTGTCATTGGCGTTCGCGATCAAAACGGTGTGTCCATTTCGACCGATGGATCACCCCTCGTTACCCAGCTCTACGCATCCGCTCAGCCGGGCGCTACCACGAGCTATGTCGACATTGGGGAGACCGCAAGTGGGTTTCGACACCTGGATGCGGATCTCGGCTTGTTTGCCGTCTACGAGCGTGCACTGACATCCGCCGAGATCGCCAGCACATACAAGGCCATCAAGCGCATCATGGCCGCGAAAGGTATTACGATCTGATTGGATCATGATCTAAGCTGCTCGGCCTTTCGCCGAACTTTTGTACTCGCGAACCGTCGATGACAGACGGCTCGATATGGCTTGGCGGATCCGGTGCGTGTGCCGCTCGAACATCCACCACAGCAACGCAGCTATTGCGACTGAAACTGCGATATAGGCGATAACGACTGCGAGACCATAAGGACCGGGAGCAAACTGGTTTGGCGCCTGAAAGGTGAACCAAAGAAAGGCAAGAAGAGGAAAATGCGTGGCATAGAGTGTGAAGGAGATGTTGGAAAGCGCTGATGATGCGCGCACGTAGTTTGCGTTCGAAGCGGGCGCCGCGGCAAGTCCGGGCAGTAAGAGCGCGAACGCAACTCCGAGTGCCAAGTCACCCGTGAGATCGCCAACGGCGAAGATTCCCCACTTTGGGGCGACGATTGTTGCAACCACGGTAGAGAGCGCTAAAGCCGGGTAAGCGCGGAATCGAAATATTCTCTGAAGCGAAGCGACTTGCGATGTCCAGTGCATGAGGGCACCCAGCATCCAGATGCCTCCGAGAACAACCAATGTCGTGGGAAGTACGGCACACAGTAAAATAGTTGTCGAAAGATACACTAATCGCGCAAGCGAAGAGCCCTTCCCAAAAGCCGCTACAAACGCGAGCGGCGCAATCGCGTAGTACCAAAACTCGTTCGCCAAGCTCCAGAGTGGACTATTCGTGCCATAGGTCGGTGCAACAATCGTTTGTAGAAAAGAGACATTGGCAAGCAGCGTCAGCAATGAGGTATCTGCAGGCGCAGCTGCGGATGGTCCGCTCGAAAGTAGGTCATGAAATACGCCATCATATCCAGTCGCACCGTTCAAGTGTCTTCCGAGGGTGTCGAGGAGAAACGTAATGGCGAGAGCGGGCAGAACGACCGTCCACAGGCGGGTAAGGCGCGTAATGCAGTATCGGGCGGGAGACCAGCATCCTGCAAGGATTTCGGACAGAGCCCGGCCGCCAACGAGAAAACCGCTAAGGGCAAAAAAGGCGATGACGGCTTGATGGCCGAGGCTCGTGCAGAAATAGAGTAGCTTGGTTGAAAGGTCTGGGTTCTGTAAGGTCGCAAAGTCAACGAGCGCGAACCCCCTACTATGTCCGGCGACGACAGCAAGAGCAGCTATTCCTCGGAGCATGTCGAGGTGCGCAGCGTGCTGGATCTTGGCCGGTTGGGTGTCGCCTGTCATTGCGGTGTTGCAGCTTCTCTACGGCCGCGCCCTTCAACAAGATGCGGAACTCGCCAACCGATGAGCATGACCAGCACAGATAGTCCCAAGCCAACGGCCGCAAGGAGAAGGTTGAGATAGAGGACGTCTGCCGTGGATTGGAACGGCCAGTTGAAGCACGCGGCCAGAGTGATACCCAGCTGGAGCACGGCCAGTGGCGGATCAAGTCCGACCCAACCTCTCAGGCGCGCGCACAGAACCAGGAATGATGTCAAGACCGATGCCGACGCTGTTGCGGCGAGTATCACAACCTCAGCGGTTAGATGGGCGTATTTAGATCCGATCAATAGCAAGATGAGTTGGGGAGCCGCCAAGGTCACCGCGAAAAGCATAGCACAAATGCCGGCTTGGATAGTCAAAGCGCCTGCTAGAGATTTGGCAAAAGTCCGATCGTCGGTAATCGTTGCGAGTCGCGGGACCACGACGATAGTGGCAAAGTTTCCAATGATTGCAAAAATCAGAGAGATACGCGAGAGCGCGAAGACATCGGCAACGGCCACCGTTCCTGCGCGGGTTGCAGTTAGCCACATTACGAGGGGATCTCGGAAGGTGAAGACGAGAACTGACGGGAGGACGCTGATAAAATAGCGGCGCAGATCGGCACTATCCTGAGGAGAAGGACGTTCCTGCGTCCAATAGGATCGTTCATTCCGCTTTATGTAAGCGGCTGTCGCGGATGCGCCTAGGAGGCCGCCGATGAGCGCGAATACTGCGCTAGTAGCGCCACTGACCAGCATCAGTAGGGCTGCCACCAAGCGCACCGCGCTGCCACTCGCCTCAGCGATATAGCTCGTTCGTTGTCGACCTTCCAAGAGCAGAACGTGACTGGAGACGGACACATTCATCTGCAGCCAGGTTTGCGCTAAGGCCAAGCCAAAGCACAATGAGACCACAGTAAACACATGTCCGGCCTTAGGTGCCGAGCTGAGCAGCATGAATGCGCCAGCAATGCCTGCCAGCACGAATAAAATGTCTCGGATACGGCGTACTAAGGCGAGTTTGGTGTCGAAGTTGGTCTTTTCCTGGAGACCTCGGCGCCAAAAGTAGCTGAGCGAACCAGTTATACCAAGATCGCTACCCACGGACATCATGCTGATCGCGGTCATGCATAAACCAAACAGTGCATATTGCTCGACGGGCATTGCGCGAACGTAGATGAGGCCCGACAGCAAGCCCGCCGCCTGACCGAACCCCTTGGCGAGTGCAAAGTCAAATATCGCTTTCACCCAGTATCTCAACGGAGCGATCTCTCGCGCGCTCACGATCGTTTCAACGTAGCCACGATGTGGCTAGAGAGTCGGCTTCGTAAAGCGCGAGGTAGACGGCGGCTACCTCCTTCAATTGCGCACAACGCCCGCGACGGAATAAAGGGGTGCAAATAGCGTAGCTTGATATGTCCTGACGTTAGTGGGTTGGTGATCAGGTCGAGATGTTCAACTGTCAGGCCGGCTTTGTGGGCAAGGCTGAGTACCTCATCTTCATACAGTAGGAAGATGTGACCATCTGAATTGGGTTTGAACTGGACATGTTCAAATGCCGATGGATCTGGGTGATCGGAAAATCGTGGGAGTCTGTTCAGAAAATAAGCGCCGTTTGGGGTGGTTATGATCACGTGCCCCTTAGGTCGAACGAATGTACTCAATTTGCGAAGAAATTGATCTGGATGAGCGACGTGTTCAATCACCTCCGTCGCCAACACAACATCAAATTTCTGCCTGTACTCTTCGCCAAGATCAAAAATATTTCCCCCAACAAAGGCAACATCTACGCTGCTAGGAAGTTTAAGGCGCACGTAGTCGATTAAGTGCCCGCGAAGATCATTCCACGTTACGTCATATCCCAAGGTCGCGAGCGCTATGGAGAAATTGCCACTGGCTGCAGCCAAGTCCAGGATACGGGCTGGCGGCGAACAAATTGCGAGAATAGACTCGATAGTTGCAGCACGCCGATTGCGGTAGCTCCAACTATAGCCAGGGTTGCTCTTGTCGTCCCAGACCTCGACTAGATCGTAATGGTAGGAGTCCTTCCAATCTTCGGGCCAATCAGACGAAAATTGAGGGCGCAGTGAAATGGGGTATCTTTCGACAGATTCTATCATGTGGCTTAGTAGATTCAGCTTTCAGAATTTGCCTTCGGGCGTCAGCACCGCTTCTAGCTCTCTAGCCAAACCTTCGGCTCCGGCAACGGACAGGTGTTGCGTGTCACGCACGAGAACGACGCCGTTGCGCAAAGGTCTGCACACATCTGCCCCGCAAACGCCGTCGATTGGATCCCAGATGCGCGTGCCGGGTACGCGATGAGCGACGGACTTCAGCATGTCTAGTGCGGGCCCTCGCTCAACGTCAACATCGACCCGATTGCGTGTGCAGGCCGAAGGTTCTTTGCGAGCCACGCAGTGTGGAACGAGAAAGGGATAGCCAGGTACATCGGCTATAAGGATTACGCGAAATCCTGCTTCAGATATTGTTCGCACCAGTTTTTCGAGCTGGGCTGAGTGGTCGATGCTGCGCTCATAACGCGCTGGAACGGACCAACGGGCAGCGAGCGCCACGACACGCGCGCCCTGAGCATACAAAGTCGAAAGAGACGCCAAGACCGCGGAATTGAACGCGGCGCAGTTGGCAGCGAAGTCCTTTTGGCCGGGCAAGGCGCCGTCAGCGTTGAAAGTGTAGGGGCGGCAATCTCCCGAAGCTCTTGGCAGAGCTTTCTGGCCTTTAGCGATTCCTGCGGCCGCGAAAGCAGGAACGAGATGGAAAGCGTTTGAATCCCCCCAAAGCATGATCATTGGTCCTGTGGCAGCGCCGACCAGGCAGCCATCGACAGGTCGCAGCCCTGCAAATGGATAATCAAAATGACTGCATTCTGCTGGGTATGGGAAGTCGTGCTCCTGAGCAGTATAGGCGGCGCGGAGCAGCGGAGATGCCGCAAGTTGTGATGCGGCGCTAGCGTTGAGGCTAAGAGCTCCTATCGTAATCAAGGCTAGTATGGCAAATGCGCTCGCGATGGAGGTCGCGGCGTGATTAAACGGAAACGGATGATATCTGCGTATAGGTTCTTCGATGCTGACGTAGGTGATGAGCGAAAGTCCAAGAGCCACGAGAACAAGAAGAAGATCGCGCTTCAAGTCGTCTTGGCCAAGCGCGCCCGCGCGCGCAATTGCAAGCAGCGGCCAGTGCCATAAGTACCATCCATAAGAAAGCTTGCCGATTGCGACCAGCGGGCGAGCGGCAAGATACTGTGAGATCCGATTTTGTCTCCCGGAGAGTCCATAAAGTATGCCTGCAGTTCCGCTTACTGGAAGTATGCAGGCATACCCGGGAAACGCGGTTGTCGGTCCGAACGTCGCGATGGCGAAGAAGATCGCAAGCAGTCCGCCTGCGAGGATGACGGGGTTCAGCCAGTCCAAATGGAGCCGGCGCGGCATCAAACCGAGCAGTGCGCCAGCACCAAATTCCCACGCGCGAAAGGGCGTGAGATAGAAGGCCGCCGGCGGTCGCCAATAGGTCACGACGATTGATGCAGTGAGCGAAAAAAAAGTGCCTATCGCGAGCGCCCACAACAGCGTCGAGCTTAGGGTGGCGCTTCGGCGCTTCGCAAACGCGCAAATCATAATCATCGCCACCGGCCATACGAGGTAGAACTGCTCCTCTACCGCGAGTGTCCACATATGAAGAAGTGGCTGCTCTTCGCTAGAGCCGGCAAAATAACCCGTCTGAGTGCGCCAAAAGAAGA encodes:
- a CDS encoding acyltransferase; translation: MTGDTQPAKIQHAAHLDMLRGIAALAVVAGHSRGFALVDFATLQNPDLSTKLLYFCTSLGHQAVIAFFALSGFLVGGRALSEILAGCWSPARYCITRLTRLWTVVLPALAITFLLDTLGRHLNGATGYDGVFHDLLSSGPSAAAPADTSLLTLLANVSFLQTIVAPTYGTNSPLWSLANEFWYYAIAPLAFVAAFGKGSSLARLVYLSTTILLCAVLPTTLVVLGGIWMLGALMHWTSQVASLQRIFRFRAYPALALSTVVATIVAPKWGIFAVGDLTGDLALGVAFALLLPGLAAAPASNANYVRASSALSNISFTLYATHFPLLAFLWFTFQAPNQFAPGPYGLAVVIAYIAVSVAIAALLWWMFERHTHRIRQAISSRLSSTVREYKSSAKGRAA
- a CDS encoding methyltransferase domain-containing protein, giving the protein MIESVERYPISLRPQFSSDWPEDWKDSYHYDLVEVWDDKSNPGYSWSYRNRRAATIESILAICSPPARILDLAAASGNFSIALATLGYDVTWNDLRGHLIDYVRLKLPSSVDVAFVGGNIFDLGEEYRQKFDVVLATEVIEHVAHPDQFLRKLSTFVRPKGHVIITTPNGAYFLNRLPRFSDHPDPSAFEHVQFKPNSDGHIFLLYEDEVLSLAHKAGLTVEHLDLITNPLTSGHIKLRYLHPFIPSRALCAIEGGSRRLPRALRSRLSSHIVATLKRS
- a CDS encoding acyltransferase family protein, producing MRPQSRSVANVSGEAEPSSYVAQIDGLRAIAVLAVIGFHTHVPGMTGGFVGVDVFFVISGFLITGLLLRELEREGRLDIPGFYARRVRRLLPALAVVLIFTLVAGRLFLTPVGEQQGLAASAVATATFLANIFFWRTQTGYFAGSSEEQPLLHMWTLAVEEQFYLVWPVAMIMICAFAKRRSATLSSTLLWALAIGTFFSLTASIVVTYWRPPAAFYLTPFRAWEFGAGALLGLMPRRLHLDWLNPVILAGGLLAIFFAIATFGPTTAFPGYACILPVSGTAGILYGLSGRQNRISQYLAARPLVAIGKLSYGWYLWHWPLLAIARAGALGQDDLKRDLLLVLVALGLSLITYVSIEEPIRRYHPFPFNHAATSIASAFAILALITIGALSLNASAASQLAASPLLRAAYTAQEHDFPYPAECSHFDYPFAGLRPVDGCLVGAATGPMIMLWGDSNAFHLVPAFAAAGIAKGQKALPRASGDCRPYTFNADGALPGQKDFAANCAAFNSAVLASLSTLYAQGARVVALAARWSVPARYERSIDHSAQLEKLVRTISEAGFRVILIADVPGYPFLVPHCVARKEPSACTRNRVDVDVERGPALDMLKSVAHRVPGTRIWDPIDGVCGADVCRPLRNGVVLVRDTQHLSVAGAEGLARELEAVLTPEGKF